A genomic window from Quercus lobata isolate SW786 chromosome 10, ValleyOak3.0 Primary Assembly, whole genome shotgun sequence includes:
- the LOC115964095 gene encoding acetolactate synthase 2, chloroplastic-like — protein sequence MVVATATATSFRNCKLDSSSLSSKSLISGFTLPSSHIPHKPIRTLHISNSLPRPKSTATTTNSAAPATTTPQIPKLPSKQQQRQEAEKQSFVSRFAPDEPRKGADVLVEALERQGVSDVFVYPGAASMEIHQALTRSNSIRNVLPRHEQGGVFAAEGYARSLGLPGVCIATSGPGGTNLVSGIADALRDSVPIVAITGQVPRQMIGTDAFQETPIVEVTRSITKHNYLVLDVEDIPRIVEEALFLATSGRPGPVLIDVPKGIQQQLVVPNWDQPIGLACYNSRLPKPPSQTQLEQIVRLISESKKPVLYAGGGCLNSSPELTRFVELTGIPVASTLMGLGAFPLSDDLSLQMLGMHGTVYANYAVDKSDLLLAFGVRFDDRVTGKIEAFASRAKIVHIDIDSAEIGKNKQPHVSVCADVKLALEGMNNLLEAKSNKVKIDFSAWRDELKAVKEKNPLGFKTFDKLIPPQYAIQVLDELTDGNAIISTGVGQHQMWAAQFYKYKRPRQWLTSGGLGAMGFGLPAAVGAAVANPDAVVVDIDGDGSFMMNVQELATIRVENLPVKIMLLNNQHLGMVVQWEDRFYNANRAHAYLGDPSKESEIYPNMLKFAEACDIPAARVTRKDDVRGAIQKMLDTPGPYLLDVIVPHQEQVLPMIPSGGAFKDMITEGDGRTAY from the coding sequence ATGGTGGTtgccaccgccaccgccaccagTTTCCGTAATTGTAAGcttgattcttcttctttatcatccAAATCTCTCATTTCCGGGTTTACTCTCCCCTCTTCCCACATTCCCCACAAACCCATTCGCACTCTCCACATCTCCAACTCCCTCCCTCGCCCAAAATCAACCGCCACAACAACGAACTCAGCTGCCCCAGCCACCACAACTCCTCAAATACCCAAACTACCCTCCAAGCAGCAGCAGCGACAAGAAGCAGAAAAACAGTCCTTCGTTTCCAGATTCGCTCCTGACGAGCCTCGCAAAGGCGCCGACGTTCTCGTCGAAGCCCTCGAGCGCCAAGGGGTGAGTGACGTTTTCGTCTACCCCGGCGCCGCGTCGATGGAGATCCACCAGGCCCTCACGCGCTCCAATTCAATCCGCAACGTCCTCCCACGCCACGAGCAAGGTGGAGTCTTCGCCGCCGAGGGCTACGCGCGCTCCTTGGGCCTCCCCGGCGTCTGTATTGCCACCTCCGGCCCCGGCGGCACCAACCTCGTGAGTGGCATCGCCGACGCGCTCCGTGATAGCGTCCCCATTGTCGCGATCACCGGCCAGGTCCCCCGCCAAATGATTGGCACAGACGCATTTCAAGAAACCCCCATCGTGGAGGTCACGCGCTCCATCACCAAGCACAATTACCTCGTACTCGATGTGGAGGACATTCCTCGGATTGTCGAAGAAGCTTTGTTCTTGGCCACTTCGGGTCGACCCGGCCCGGTTCTTATTGATGTCCCGAAAGGTATTCAGCAGCAGCTTGTCGTGCCCAATTGGGACCAACCCATTGGATTAGCATGCTATAATTCTCGGCTACCAAAGCCTCCGAGCCAAACCCAGTTGGAACAAATCGTAAGGTTGATCTCCGAGTCGAAAAAACCAGTCTTGTATGCCGGTGGTGGGTGTTTGAATTCGAGCCCTGAGTTAACCCGGTTTGTTGAGTTGACTGGGATCCCAGTGGCGAGTACTTTGATGGGCCTCGGCGCGTTTCCTTTATCGGACGACCTGTCGCTTCAAATGCTTGGAATGCATGGTACGGTTTATGCGAATTATGCTGTTGATAAGTCTGATTTGTTGCTTGCATTTGGGGTCAGGTTTGATGACCGTGTTACTGGAAAGATTGAGGCTTTTGCGAGTAGGGCGAAGATTGTTCATATTGATATTGATTCAGCTGAGATTGGGAAGAATAAGCAGCCTCATGTTTCGGTGTGTGCCGATGTGAAATTGGCATTGGAGGGGATGAATAACTTGTTAGAAGCGAAATCTAACAAGGTTAAGATTGATTTCTCAGCTTGGAGGGATGAGTTGAAGGCAGTAAAGGAGAAGAATCCTCTGGGTTTCAAGACTTTTGATAAGTTGATTCCGCCACAGTATGCCATTCAAGTGCTCGACGAATTGACTGATGGAAATGCAATTATAAGTACTGGTGTTGGGCAGCATCAAATGTGGGCTGCTCAGTTTTATAAGTATAAGAGGCCGCGCCAGTGGTTGACTTCCGGGGGTTTAGGTGCGATGGGGTTTGGATTGCCTGCTGCTGTTGGAGCTGCCGTGGCTAATCCTGATGCAGTTGTTGTGGACATTGATGGTGATGGGAGTTTTATGATGAATGTGCAGGAGTTGGCGACGATTCGGGTGGAGAATCTTCCTGTGAAGATCATGTTGTTGAATAATCAGCATTTGGGTATGGTGGTGCAGTGGGAGGATAGGTTTTATAACGCTAATAGGGCTCATGCTTATCTTGGTGACCCTTCTAAAGAGAGTGAGATTTACCCTAATATGTTGAAGTTTGCTGAGGCTTGTGATATACCTGCAGCTCGTGTGACAAGGAAGGATGACGTAAGAGGTGCAATTCAGAAGATGTTGGATACTCCTGGCCCGTACTTGTTAGATGTGATTGTACCACATCAAGAACAGGTGCTTCCTATGATTCCAAGTGGTGGGGCAttcaaagatatgatcaccgaAGGTGACGGAAGAACTGCTTACTGA
- the LOC115963861 gene encoding glucuronoxylan 4-O-methyltransferase 1: MPPEVPYCRSLSTPIVQFSPPLSPEAQQNLAICYKYCRGRKKMNINIRKLIPAVIMILSSFSIIRFLLITFFTTSSSSPPLPTLPTILQHTDAPGSSTNQPKTSANAIMLTEKEFQLLSTLVAHKAPCNLLIFGLEPQYLYLSQINAGGTTIFIEDDINKLRTIKANSNSTQAYKVGYNIPGKEAYNLLKHARKNPACVPSSGLLQVSKCRLQLTNLPQEVYQHKWDVIVVDGPSGDTPEAPGRMGTIYTASILARAGNMTDVVIHDVNRMIEKWFSWEFLCDENLVSSKGKLWIFRIRGQLNSTTFCPAKTAVIE, translated from the coding sequence ATGCCCCCAGAAGTGCCTTACTGCCGTTCACTTTCAACTCCTATAGTTCAATTTTCTCCACCACTCTCACCTGAGGCACAACAAAATCTAGCGATCTGTTACAAATATTGCAGAGGGCGTAAAAAGATGAACATCAACATAAGAAAACTTATCCCGGCGGTCATCATGATCCTATCTAGCTTCTCCATCATCAGGTTTCTTTTAATCACATTCTTCACTACTTCATCCAGTTCACCTCCACTGCCAACTTTACCCACTATTCTTCAGCACACAGATGCACCAGGCTCCTCAACAAATCAACCAAAAACCTCTGCCAATGCCATCATGCTTACAGAAAAAGAATTTCAACTCCTGTCAACCCTTGTTGCCCATAAAGCCCCCTGCAACCTCCTCATTTTTGGGCTTGAACCCCAATACCTGTACCTCTCACAAATCAATGCAGGTGGCACCACCATTTTTATAGAGGATGATATTAACAAGCTACGCACAATCAAAGCCAATTCAAACAGCACTCAAGCTTACAAGGTTGGATACAATATACCTGGAAAAGAGGCTTACAATCTGCTCAAGCACGCAAGGAAGAATCCAGCCTGTGTGCCTAGCTCAGGACTGCTTCAAGTATCAAAATGCCGGCTTCAGTTGACAAATTTACCACAAGAAGTATATCAGCATAAATGGGATGTGATAGTGGTGGATGGACCGAGTGGGGATACACCAGAGGCACCAGGTAGGATGGGAACAATCTATACTGCCAGTATATTAGCAAGAGCTGGGAATATGACGGATGTAGTCATACATGATGTCAATCGAATGATTGAAAAGTGGTTTTCTTGGGAGTTTCTATGTGATGAGAACTTAGTTTCTTCCAAAGGGAAACTGTGGATTTTCAGGATCAGAGGTCAATTAAATTCTACAACATTTTGCCCTGCTAAAACTGCTGTCATAGAGTAA
- the LOC115963859 gene encoding TITAN-like protein, which produces MEEKLKAQKPNPNPNPKTNTAKKKKKKSEYEFCKVCNLNHDQGQRHKYFPSHKSSLSNFLSRFQTKLSDVRFFLKNPSPLRPELASKNRFWCVFCDSDIDEIGSSFACYNAINHLASADHLKNLKHFLWKYGGGMDRVDAFRIWEADVAKWEKKCISLKSDAVSSSQGAIGPEIGPLNDIHNENNYGNIDNFENSSIQSVKSSLSNGVMPLQYYTNEYQVSHSGLYEATNVGMFAHDFGSFLPAETCSDTNLWNLKDIRVNRNSQHSFPYNSYSSADGSFSNGRMFQVHEDEGIVKGESSSHGLQNLARISTLAPEEARGNVHTGAPPPWLEATEASQIDAPLKPAAGSLVPLNKSGKSKKLNPKRVGAAWAEKRKIELEMEKRGEIVKNDCDANWLPNFGRVWQSGSRKESRKEFEMEKQKLLKLGSQSEIPIEIQPYVSKRMRTEAGE; this is translated from the exons ATGGAGGAAAAATTGAAGGCTCAGAAaccaaaccctaaccctaaccctaaaacCAATACtgcgaagaagaagaaaaagaagagtgaGTACGAGTTCTGCAAAGTGTGCAATCTGAACCACGATCAAGGCCAGCGACACAAGTACTTTCCGAGCCACAAGAGTTCGCTGTCGAACTTTCTCTCTCGGTTCCAAACCAAGCTCTCCGACGTTCGCTTCTTCCTCAAGAACCCTAGTCCTCTCCGTCCTGAGCTCGCCTCTAAAAACCGGTTCTGGTGCGTCTTTTGCGACTCCGATATTGACGAGATCGGCAGCTCCTTCGCCTG TTATAATGCGATTAATCATCTAGCAAGTGCTGATCATCTGAAAAACTTGAAGCATTTTTTGTGGAAATATGGTGGTGGAATGGACCGCGTGGATGCTTTTAGGATTTGGGAAGCTGATGTAGCTAAG TGGGAGAAGAAGTGCATTTCTTTGAAGAGCGATGCTGTCTCCTCGAGTCAAGGAGCTATTGGACCAGAAATTGGACCTTTGAATGATATCCACAATGAAaacaattatggaaatattgataattttgaaaatagtaGTATCCAATCTGTTAAATCAAGTCTTTCAAATGGTGTTATGCCTTTACAGTATTATACGAATGAGTATCAGGTATCCCATTCAGGACTCTATGAAGCCACAAATGTTGGCATGTTTGCGCATGATTTTGGCTCTTTTTTACCTGCGGAGACATGCTCTGACACAAATTTATGGAATTTGAAGGATATAAGAG TTAACAGGAATAGCCAACATTCTTTTCCTTACAACAGTTATAGCTCAGCTGATGGCTCTTTCAGTAATGGAAGA atGTTCCAGGTGCATGAGGATGAAGGAATTGTAAAAGGAGAAAGCAGTTCTCATG gattGCAGAATCTTGCTCGAATTTCTACCTTGGCCCCTGAAGAGGCTAGAGGTAATGTGCATACTGGAGCGCCTCCCCCCTGGTTGGAAGCAACTGAAGCAAGCCAGATCGATGCTCCACTAAAACCAGCAGCAGGCAGCCTTGTGCCTCTTAATAAGTCAGGGAAGTccaaaaaattgaacccaaaacgGGTTGGAGCTGCTTGGGCAGAAAAGAGAAAGATTGAGCTGGAAATGgagaagagaggagagattGTCAAGAATGATTGTGATGCTAACTGGCTTCCTAACTTTGGTAGAGTTTGGCAATCTGGTAGCCGAAAAGAATCTAGAAAAGAATTTGAGATGGAGAAACAAAAATTGCTCAAGCTTGGGAGTCAATCTGAAATACCAATCGAGATACAACCTTACGTCAGCAAGCGAATG CGAACAGAAGCAGGTGAATGA
- the LOC115965424 gene encoding protein indeterminate-domain 16, translated as MEGKDQKELQLLPNPYSSVRSSSSSSHMSSRPFDPSSFRYRSSSSSRTVSDPYEAPALDLQLSISVRPIQQASDCVLGGPICGYDEDEVKPETTKTCVEAMKWQAAEQIRLAAIEKAYAERVRELTRREMEIAQSEFARARHMWERAREEVEKAERMKERATLQIDSTCMEITCQSCRQRFRP; from the coding sequence ATGGAAGGCAAAGATCAAAAAGAGTTACAGCTACTCCCTAATCCATACTCATCTGTAcgatcttcttcttcctcatcacACATGTCATCTCGTCCGTTCGATCCTTCTTCGTTCAGATAtcgatcatcatcatcatcaagaaCTGTGTCTGATCCCTATGAAGCCCCAGCACTGGACCTGCAGTTATCAATAAGCGTTAGGCCAATCCAACAAGCCTCGGATTGTGTTCTTGGAGGCCCCATTTGCGGCTACGATGAAGATGAAGTGAAGCCGGAGACAACAAAGACTTGTGTTGAGGCAATGAAATGGCAAGCGGCGGAGCAGATTCGATTGGCCGCGATAGAGAAGGCTTATGCAGAGAGGGTGAGAGAGCTTACAAGGAGAGAAATGGAGATTGCACAGTCTGAGTTCGCACGTGCAAGGCACATGTGggagagagctagagaagaaGTAGAAAAAGCTGAGAGAATGAAGGAAAGGGCAACGCTGCAGATAGATTCTACGTGCATGGAAATCACTTGTCAGTCTTGCAGACAAAGGTTTAGGCCTTAG